CATGTCTCTGCTCTTCATTGGTTGATCTCACTTTTGTATTCTGATAAGGTTGTTTTGAAATATTACAGGAGGAAGGGCAAGAAGAATCTGGAAGAGACAGATGGAGGGTCGTGATTTCCACACGTGTATGTCTTTTGTTGGTGTAAGCACGTTGCTGTTTTGTGGCAGGGTTTTGGCAGGGTTTATAGTAGTGCTAGGGAGGCTAGAATAGGACAGACTGGTATTTGGATATTTTGTAAGGAGGTGCTAGCTCCTCGAAAGCTAGGTTTCTTGTAATCCCAGTTACTTATTGCCAGTGTTAATCAATTTCTATATTACTATCTTAGATCTGTGTTTGTTCCGCTATCATTTGTGTGATTTTCTGATATTGTTCTGAGAGAGTCTTAACATATTCACATCAGATACAGGCATTAGCAGCTTTGTGGCGCCTTTTCAGGTAAACCAGACTTCTATTGTATCTTTTTCTTGCTTTAGTTGTTGaattttttagatatttccACTTGCAACcataaggcaaaaaaaaaattttaattaactcCTTTTTTTGGATAACTTACATATCTACTCACTTATTTCGTAAATTTTGATGGTCCCATCCACGTGCTGCTGAGTTATTGTTATTGTGCCAGTTTTCTTTGTCAATGCTCATGAATTTGATATTGCAAGTGTTATTACATCTATTTCACCTCAACATGATGAACGTTTTAAAGTTTTATGTTACCTCTGTTCCAGTGCATGCCTAATCAGATTTTCTACTTGTAATTTTGATGGATTTACTTTCTAAACTATCAATGTAGTTTAGTGTGATGAAAATATTTATGTGCAAGTTTGTATCTGTTATCCATGGCATGCCTGACATAAAAAAATTTTTATGGTTGGTGAATTGGAAAAGGTTTCCTCTAGGAATATGGTTTGAAATATTATCTTGCCAGAGTGATAGCATTGAGTCTCCAGAATCTTTTAGCTTTGATGAAATCAGTTCACCTTTAGATGTTTCACAGAAAAATGAGCGAACAAGAAGAAATAGATCTAATTTTTTGGTTTCAATTCTCCACAGCAACTTCTTGAGCATGAGTAAGGCGCCGAGCTATTTTTCTCTAAGAAAGTTCAATACATATACTTCAGGCTTTTCTTGAAAACAGATTGTATAAATAACATTCCTTGCCATCAGTTGTTGGTTGTACTGTTAGAAGTTAAAACCATTTTTGAAAACTGTATATATCATACACATTCAGACCTAGTTATGATCTCTCTGACTATTTGTGTCATTGATTTTATGCTGTGCCTTGACATCAACTTCTATGAATTGTATTACAGGTCAACTACTAGTGCCTCACTACCAGAAGGTTGTTTCTTCGGCTTCTGCCTCATTTGTACCTGTTTTAACTTACGGAGTTCTGACTGGAAAGAGGTAAGTTACTTCATATGGATCAATATCTGTCTCACCTAGGGTTATCAATTTCTCTCTTTATCCCTTTTCATTTTGTCAATCCTTTTTGTATCTGTGCCAGAGCCATATATCTCTCTCAGCTTCTGCCATTGTTCTTCTGCTCAGGATCCCATCTTCTGTGGGCACCAGCCTCCCTACAACAATGCCATGGATGTTCATCTCATCTAAGGATTATTGGTGTCTCCGCTGCTATTCGATTCTTTCATGCCGGGCAGAccatatattttgttgatctaATAATATACCACTTAACCTACACGAACTCATTATTGTTGATTATTTATGAAATTTGGAATATTGTTTCTAACgtgttttgtttcaatttttgagAGTTCACTCTGGACATGAGAATTTGGATGTTGGTTCTGTAACTGGGCTTATTAATCATATatcctatatatttttttctcgtGGTGGAATGGCAGTATAATTCTTTATGACTTTTTCATTCAATGTCAAAATTTTGCTTATAAAGTTGCACTGTACTATTGTAGATGGTATATCTAAAAACAGATTGTGGCTTTTTGTATTTTGATGTGTAATCATGTTGAGTAGAACTACAACCAGACCATTCTTGGGATAAGCCAAACGGATGATTTAGCAATAGCAAGACTAAAATGTAAGTGGTGCTACAACTTTGTTGAGCTCCTACACTTCCTACTTATGAATTGTTTGTTGTTACTATTCATTGTTATAATTGTTGATTCCTCTGCCTTCCCGAAACATTTCTTCAGTTGTGTAGAGTTTAGGTCCGTCAAAGAGAGCCCGCCACAGAGAAGATGATAAGTACAGGCATGATGATGGGGAGCTAACATAACTGACTGAATACCTAACCTTGATGGTCCAGAGGGGCGGTTGGCAGCAGCATCTCCTTTGTCTCTTGCGCATGCAGACAGACACAACGTATTTCCAAGGTCACAAAAGGAAATAGAAACAAACAAATTTGATCACGGGGAAGATTGGACTTTGAGAAGTACTTGTAAGGTTTTCTGCTCTTCAACTCCTATCTCTGTATATGTTGTTGTTTATTTGTGAATTTGAGGGGTCCACATGCGAAAAATCTTTAGAACACATGTGAGTGCACATGTGAAGGGAGCTCCTGTCATTTTCAGGTTAGCTATTTCACATGGGTAGGAATCACAAGATGATTTCATGAATGAACTGCAGCCCCTTGATTTCATCATAAGATTATGAGTGAATGTGAAGTCATTAACAGATGAAAAGATTATTGTCCATTGCCAAAGTGTGATTGCTGACTTTTTTCATGCATTTGGAGATATATTCCAAAATTCATTTTCAATAATCCTTTGATTGCCTATAAATATGACTCTCTACTGCTTCTACTACCACTCGAGTCACaacattcctctctctctctctctctctctctctctctctattaggCATTTTGCTAAAACTTTTCTCTCATCAAAACTTTGAAATGGCAAGAAAGCAAAGCATTTTGATGTTGTCTATTGTTTTCTTGCTTCTTTTGTTGGTAGATAATCATGTAAGCTTTTCTCACCTTCTATGATTAGCTCCCTCACCCTCATTTATATTCTGGTTCTCCTCCTTTGATGCTTAAAATAGTGGGACGATGGTCTTAGAAATCAATCATAAGTTTTCTTTGCGCGGATAATTGCAACCACTGTTCCAAAAACAAAATGTGGTAACATTGTGAATTTTATATACCATGTATGTAACACATGATAAATTCACAGATGTTACAACTTACAGTGTGATTCCTCTTACATGTTGCCTTATAATTCTGTTCGGACAACacaattatgtttcaaattgtatataATGACTTTATAGTAAGGTGTCTAATCCAATTACGAAGTCAACATGGATCATGACTAATCTCTTTGCCTCACAATGCTTACAGGCTGCCATGAGTGAGGCTCCAACCCCACAGCCTCAACCAAACAGCAGTAATCTTCCCCAGGTGATGAGGACTTATATTTGTACTGGTGGTTGGTTTTCATTGTAATTATTAATCTCTTGAATTCCTGCATTAAGTACTAACCATGATCTTATCTGGGATTTTCAGCATGGCACCACTCAAGGAAGCCTCAATCCACAAGGTAAATTAAGAATGCATGGCCTCATTAACCAAATACCAATTTCATGGGAATTCAACAAAAATGTGAACTGAACTAAGGATCATTAATATGTAAACTCGCAGAATGTTCTCCGCGATGCAGCACGAGATGCTCGAACACAGCATACAAGAAGCCATGCCTATTCTTCTGCCAAAAATGCTGTGCAAAGTGCTTGTGCGTGCCTGCAGGAACTTATGGAAACAAGCAGTCCTGCCCTTGTTACAACAATTGGAAGACCAAGAGAGGAGgacccaaatgcccttgaattttgaaaatggCTGTCCTACGACTTTACAGTTTTGGGTATTAAGTCATTCTATACAGGTGAAAGATTGCTTAATGGACTTCCTTGTGTTGTATTTGCATAGTACTATGAATGCAATTGGACTTTAAAGTAACAAGTTTAGATCTACTTGACTAATTACTGTACTTGTGCTTATGTTTGTTGAACTAACTGTTCAAACATCAGTGAGATATGCTTAATTGTATGGGCAAAAAACCGTCCATGCAAGGATTCACGCTCACATGAGGGCCGACAGACCAAGGCCCAATGTCCAATTGACGGTGGATTCACGATGGTCCAATTCAAACCCAATCTACAAAGAGGCCCATAGAAGCCGCCCACTCCAATTGGGCTACAGAGGCCCACATACATATCTCAAAGGCTCCAAACCAACATTGTCAGGAAGTTCTTATCAAGCCTTTGGCCCAATCTAAGCCTAAGGTCCATCCGTACTATCGTCACATGATATTATTGAGCATTATAAATAGAGAAGGGCCCATTGATGCATCTGTAAAAgcttttcacttctctcactaaatATTTTCTTTACCGTTGATTGACTTGATCGTCCGAGCTTCCCCAACTGACACCACACCAGTGCTCAAGCTTCACAATCGACCTCTCACATGATCTTGCAGGGTTGTCGAAGGTCTCGATCTACATTACAAGTCGATTGTAGATTTTCGGATCAACAATCATCATATGTTATGTTGTTCTTCAAGGTCTGCCATGGGATAGAATCTATAGATTAAGCAAATCTTTTGGAGAGTAGCTCTCACAGAGATTCCCATAAATCCATGATGCTAATACCCATGCGCGTTGAAAGTATGACTGGTCAATAGATTAAGCAAATCTTTTAAAGCTTTATGCTATGCATGAGATGGAATCTGTATTATAAAAACCAACCCTGTAATACCCACTTGAAAGTCGAAACATGCAATTGTTGACATCTTTGTAAATTAGGTGACATGGATGAATGGATCCCCAAACAGTCCCTATTATAAAACAACTTCCTTGTGTTAGAAATGTTACATTTCCCCTCCTACCTCCTCAAGCACGTGAAAATCTAACAAAATGTGCGGCAGAGAATGAA
The window above is part of the Tripterygium wilfordii isolate XIE 37 chromosome 3, ASM1340144v1, whole genome shotgun sequence genome. Proteins encoded here:
- the LOC119995479 gene encoding protein GAST1 — its product is MARKQSILMLSIVFLLLLLVDNHAAMSEAPTPQPQPNSSNLPQHGTTQGSLNPQECSPRCSTRCSNTAYKKPCLFFCQKCCAKCLCVPAGTYGNKQSCPCYNNWKTKRGGPKCP
- the LOC119995478 gene encoding uncharacterized protein LOC119995478; this translates as MCKFVSVIHGMPDIKKFLWLVNWKRFPLGIWFEILSCQSDSIESPESFSFDEISSPLDVSQKNERTRRNRSNFLVSILHSNFLSMSQLLVPHYQKVVSSASASFVPVLTYGVLTGKRIPSSVGTSLPTTMPWMFISSKDYWCLRCYSILSCRADHIFC